GTTTGTTTTTTTATCCTTTTTCTTTTACTGCTTTACCAAGAATGCAAAAACAGtagcattaaaaaaaaattcatattagaTAAACAGACACCAGGTGAATAGAAGAGGAAATTTCACAGTAATAAACACATCAAAGATACATTTGAAGTGTTTCAAACCCTGTACAATCGTACAGAAAGCATACATGTTAGGCACATCTACTGAAAGGTGCCTTTTATTACAATATTATTCAACTGAGACAATAAACGAAAGACAAGTATTTCACCGTTGCCATTAAGCCTCGAACCTACTCGATGCCTAACTTCTTTCTGATTTCCACAATGAACTCATAGATCTTGTCTTGGTCATGGAGAGACTTTGAAACGCTCTCTTTCTGCAGGCATCTCTTGGCCCAAGCAATGAGCTTGGGGCACTCACTCTCTATGTTGAAGTTGCCAAGGGTCTCATAGCCTTTAAACCAAGTGTAGAATGGAACAAGTGCTATATCAACATACCCAAGCTTGTCTCCTCCGAAGTAAGTCTTGTCTCCGAGCTGTTCCTCCAGCAACTTGAGGCAATCTATGAATTCCTTCTTGGCAGCttctctttcttcatttttcttccaaATTATGTTCCTACCAATTTCATATATCTGTCTCACGTTGAGAATTAACATCCAATTAGATCATAAAATCCATGAATGAGAAAGGGGAGAGCCATTAAGAATCAATATTGACTAATGCTTATATGTGTTAAAGATAATCAACCAAACAACTTTGTTGTTTAAGATAAGAGACACTTGAGTCACTTGCCTTCTAGCCTCTGGTAAATAGGATTGTTTTACTATGTATTGCTAAGAGTTCAATAACTACACATGCATCCAATTTCTATATTACTATATCATGATTAACAAAAGCAGGATAAGAGATGAGAATCTTCACAAGtatatactaattaaaatattcTAGTATAAAAGTAGGTAGATGaatacaaaaaagaaaaaaacagaataaATTTTTCAAAAGGGAAAACAGCTCAATTCCTTAACAATGATTTAATATGATATTACATGACTGGGAAGAGACATGGAAAAAATTGGTGGATAGAGAGGTgctacataaataaataataaaagattTAAATATGGTGTATAAACAAATTGTAGATAATCTTGAAAGGATCCACAAAATCAGctattcttattttttaatgGGGATCATTTTCCTTTCATGTGCATTTACCACATTCAAGAACATACCCAAACGGTCTTAATTTATTGTGAGACATCTAACGAGTGCTCAATTTAGAAATGAAATTACTGAAAGACGGATGTCTCCACTTCTCAAGAAACTGTATATGTTCCTCCCGACAGATGACTTTCTCGGTTTCGAACTTGGGTTCTCACCCTTACCCTTACTGTGTATGACTTGCTTATTTTATTACAGATAGTATTTAACCAAAAGAATAACATTTACTAGGCTCCTGCGGGGAGAGCGTAAAACTcatgtaaatagcttatgactTACTTATGAACCGCTtagagcttattttcataagctatttaggcttcgtttggaaaaacagcttaatgaAGCGCTTATAGTCATAAGctaccataagcgcttattcataagctatttttaaaattttattgaaataaattgaaaataagctatatacaagcataagttctttttcataagctatcctgagtagcttacgaaaataaactcaaagcagcttatggcctaccataaactgtttgcataagctctcccaaacacttacACAAGGGCTTATGCCAtcaaataagctcaaataaactcttccaaacgGTTAGATTAGTTTATGAATAAATCTATAAcctattttcaacttatttcaataagtttctcacattagcttataaataagcgCTTATTGTCATAAGTACCCAATTAAGCTGTTTCCCAAACTCACCCTTAATGCATAGTAAAATCTAAAAAGTTTGGTTACTTATTGTCGAATATTAAGGTGACCATAACCATCCAAAATCAGCATAACATATATCACAAAGGCTAAATTGCTAAGGTGATCCATCTAATAAGtatttagagtttagggtttataCCCAAACACAGCAATAACCCAGTTGCATCAATCTATACAAACATCAAAATAGCAAGTAATAATCACAATTCACATCAATTCACGCAAAGGGTTTACCTTCTTATCAACATAATCAGCCCAGAATCTAGCTTGAGCTCTCTGGTAAGGATCAGAAGGCAACAAGGGAGATGCATCATTCCAGACCTCATCAATATACTGAACAGCGATCAGAGATTCAGCAATGGGTTTTCCATTGTGAATGAGAACTGGAATCTTCTTGTGAACAGGGTTCGATTGGAGGAGTAGAGGACTCTTGTTCCTCAAATCCTCTTCTTTGTACTCATAGTTGATACCCTTTTCAGCAAGTGCAATTCTGACTCTCATTCCAAATGGACTTGCCCAGAAATCAAGAAGAACCACCTCGTCAGC
This portion of the Lotus japonicus ecotype B-129 chromosome 3, LjGifu_v1.2 genome encodes:
- the LOC130743200 gene encoding probable glutathione S-transferase, which gives rise to MADEVVLLDFWASPFGMRVRIALAEKGINYEYKEEDLRNKSPLLLQSNPVHKKIPVLIHNGKPIAESLIAVQYIDEVWNDASPLLPSDPYQRAQARFWADYVDKKIYEIGRNIIWKKNEEREAAKKEFIDCLKLLEEQLGDKTYFGGDKLGYVDIALVPFYTWFKGYETLGNFNIESECPKLIAWAKRCLQKESVSKSLHDQDKIYEFIVEIRKKLGIE